GCTAGGGCGACGCTTAACCCGGCGACGAGTAAGATGAACCTTCTCTGCTTGACGTTGGGGAAAAGGTTTTGAAGGGAGACGGCTGATGAGTATATGTCGGCGAAGGCGTTGTCTGTTTCATCCACCAAAATGAGGATCAACGCCAACCCTCCGAGGAAGAGGATCGATATCGAGGACACGATGTCAGTGATGCCGGTGAAGGCGATGATGGCTGCCCCCAGAAAGTAAAACCACGTGTTTGCGATCGTGTAGCCTAAAACGGTTCCCATGAAACCCTCCCCATCGCGCCTAGCAAACCTGTTGTAATCGGAAATTAAAGGCCACCATGAAATGGGCATCGCGATCACTAAATCTAGGGCCAAAAGCAGCGGCATCTCACCAGTGCCAGGCTTAAAAAATGCCGTTAAGGACCCGGGCTTGGAAAACACTTGGATGGTTATCCATATGGTTGAGCCGTAAACAAACCATATGGCCGCCTTTTCTAGCCATTGACGAATCACCGCCACCGGCCCCCCTATCGCTAGGAGGCTGCAGAAAACGGCGAAGACGATGATCCACAAGGGCTTCGTAAAGGGCCCCACCAGCCTTCCAGATATGGAGGACGCCGCCTCGCCCATGATGATGAGCTCGAAAGTCGTCCATCCGATAAGCTGGATCACGTTGAGGCAGGTGGGAAGATACGAACCCCTCGCTCCTAAAATAGGCCTCAGGCTGACCATAGTTGGCACCCCATACCTGGAGCCGATCACACCAGCCGAAGCCAACAACACGCTTCCAATGATCGAACCAACCGCCGACACACACAGTATCTCCAACATGCCTAGGCTAGGGTAGAGGAGGGATCCGGCGAGGAATACGAGAAGCCCAACACCTAAACTTGACCATAAAGCGAAGTAGTCTATGAACCTCAAGCCCTTAACTTCGAGGGGGACAGGTTCAACACCCCACTCGGGGGGAAGACGAACCTTCAACATCGTCAACACCTCTCATTCATTTTAGCATCATTCACCGCATGATCCATCTCGACAACATTGTCCATAGCTTCAGCCAGCTTCCTCATTAAGGCCCTTTCCCTCGAAGATACGCCTGACCCTTTGTCATCGTTAAGGCTGTTTCCACGATAACCGGTTAAAATACACGTCTTAGCCCTCGATAAAGTTGAAAGCAGCTTCTCCAAGCTGCCGCTGTGTAGATAGATGCTCACATCGTTTATGAATAGAATTTCCTTAGAATCTCCTTGTAGCTCGTTGAAAACTTTTTCTACGGCGCGCGCGTTTTCCTCCGCCAGCCTCACCACTTCCTCTCCGCTTTTCCCTTCAAGCCTCGGCGCCCTCACCTTCAAAGGCTTTAAAACCTTAACCGGCGAGTTGATTTTAACATAAGCCTCTAAGGGTGCTCCAACTACCTTTCCTGAAGAAACCTTAATATTTGGGGATAGGTCAACGACCGCGATCTTCTCCGAATAGCCCAGGCGAACGGCCTCCTCGATCAGCTTAGCCATTAGCCTAGTCTTCCCGCTCCCCACCTCGCCGATGATCAAACTTCTTTTACCTAGGAACGTTGAAAACATCTGCGAAGCGTTATCGCCCTCACCTAACATGGCTTTCACCAACCTCAAGACCCAAACCTTTCAGTACGCTCGCCCTTCCCAATATAAGAAGCGACAAATAACCCATCACGCTCCCAGTCACGGAGCTGATGGACCAGCCGACCCACAGCGTTAGAAGCGACTGCCACAACCCAAGTTTTTCGATTAACGCTAAAAGTGGCCTCCAGGCTACGATGGGCGCCACCAATAGGAGCGAAAGGGTCGCCCCGATCATCACCGTTCCCACGGGTTCAAGCAAGGCCGCTGAGAAGCGTATGGGTCTTTTTCTCAATCGCCCAGTAACCTTGTAGGCTAAGCCTACGACTAAAGCCCCGGGAACGCCTCCTGGAAATGCGAATACGGTACCTACGCCCAGTAAATTCCTTATCACACCTACGAAAACGGCTACTAAAGCCGCCCACCAAGGCCCAATCAACACACCCGCTA
Above is a window of Candidatus Bathyarchaeia archaeon DNA encoding:
- the cytX gene encoding putative hydroxymethylpyrimidine transporter CytX translates to MLKVRLPPEWGVEPVPLEVKGLRFIDYFALWSSLGVGLLVFLAGSLLYPSLGMLEILCVSAVGSIIGSVLLASAGVIGSRYGVPTMVSLRPILGARGSYLPTCLNVIQLIGWTTFELIIMGEAASSISGRLVGPFTKPLWIIVFAVFCSLLAIGGPVAVIRQWLEKAAIWFVYGSTIWITIQVFSKPGSLTAFFKPGTGEMPLLLALDLVIAMPISWWPLISDYNRFARRDGEGFMGTVLGYTIANTWFYFLGAAIIAFTGITDIVSSISILFLGGLALILILVDETDNAFADIYSSAVSLQNLFPNVKQRRFILLVAGLSVALALSIPITQYESFLLMIGALFVPLLGTLFSDFFAVRKGKYRVEEFYSKAEPLNPRALASWLIGVAFYFALSRFYPWVGSSIPSFLISALINYALSRVKRCRR
- the thiW gene encoding energy coupling factor transporter S component ThiW; the protein is MKVKVVTLKLVLVSCFTALGVVISPFFHFIFLGTRAFPGQHFINALAGVLIGPWWAALVAVFVGVIRNLLGVGTVFAFPGGVPGALVVGLAYKVTGRLRKRPIRFSAALLEPVGTVMIGATLSLLLVAPIVAWRPLLALIEKLGLWQSLLTLWVGWSISSVTGSVMGYLSLLILGRASVLKGLGLEVGESHVR